The following are encoded in a window of Spiroplasma tabanidicola genomic DNA:
- the xseA gene encoding exodeoxyribonuclease VII large subunit: MSEQIINVSEFNKKIKMYLEKPIDFKNISVKGEIANLTYNKVGHIYFSLKDSTARIECAIWKFNAYKFKNLNPIEGDEIIAIGSISYYEPTGKVTFTVVDIKIDGIGELAILYEKRKRELEQLGWFSNENKKNIIKKPLNIGIVTAATGAAVNDLITTIKRRYPIVNIYIFPALVQGEQAAEDIAKKIKLANNFHLKLDTLIVGRGGGSYEDLWSFNEMPVLEAIHKSNIPIISAVGHEPDNTISDLVADARASTPTAAGELATPDKNNLIKILDSIQKDFGKIVLNKLNLLKKEINLSEVLIKKDLKTKFENIKIVLMQESKKINTTIINKLFNLKDYLFNLENKNKKSLYEKFKALKNDFDFEEKKINILNPKKPLEKGFVILKQNKNIIYSVNDIDKNNNVTAILKNGNLDLKILKIDKEK, translated from the coding sequence ATGAGCGAACAAATCATAAATGTTTCTGAATTTAATAAAAAAATAAAAATGTATTTAGAAAAACCAATAGATTTTAAAAACATTTCAGTAAAAGGTGAAATTGCAAACTTAACTTATAATAAAGTTGGTCATATATATTTTTCCTTAAAAGATAGCACAGCTAGAATTGAATGTGCTATATGAAAATTTAATGCGTATAAATTTAAAAATTTAAATCCAATTGAAGGAGATGAAATAATAGCTATTGGATCTATTTCGTATTATGAACCAACAGGCAAAGTCACATTTACAGTAGTAGATATAAAAATTGATGGTATTGGTGAATTAGCAATTTTATACGAAAAAAGAAAAAGAGAATTAGAGCAATTGGGGTGATTTTCTAACGAAAATAAAAAAAATATTATCAAAAAACCTTTAAATATTGGAATAGTAACAGCAGCAACAGGAGCTGCTGTAAATGATTTAATAACAACAATAAAAAGAAGATATCCAATTGTTAATATATATATATTTCCTGCGTTAGTTCAAGGTGAACAAGCTGCAGAAGATATTGCTAAAAAAATAAAATTAGCAAATAATTTTCATTTAAAATTAGATACATTAATAGTTGGTAGAGGTGGAGGAAGTTACGAGGATTTATGAAGTTTTAATGAAATGCCGGTACTTGAAGCTATACACAAATCAAACATTCCAATAATCTCTGCAGTTGGGCATGAACCAGATAATACAATATCTGATTTAGTAGCTGATGCAAGAGCATCTACACCTACGGCAGCTGGAGAATTAGCAACACCAGATAAGAATAACTTAATTAAAATATTAGATTCTATACAAAAAGATTTTGGAAAAATTGTATTGAATAAATTAAATTTATTAAAAAAAGAGATAAATTTAAGTGAAGTGTTAATTAAAAAAGATTTAAAAACAAAATTTGAAAATATAAAAATAGTGTTAATGCAAGAATCGAAAAAAATAAATACCACTATTATAAATAAATTATTTAATTTAAAAGATTATTTATTTAATTTAGAAAATAAAAATAAAAAAAGTTTATACGAAAAGTTCAAAGCATTAAAAAATGATTTTGATTTTGAAGAGAAAAAAATTAATATTTTAAATCCAAAAAAACCATTAGAAAAAGGTTTTGTGATTTTAAAACAAAACAAAAATATAATTTACAGTGTCAATGATATAGACAAAAATAATAATGTTACTGCGATTTTAAAAAATGGAAATTTAGATTTAAAAATACTTAAAATAGATAAGGAGAAATAA
- the xseB gene encoding exodeoxyribonuclease VII small subunit, with protein sequence MEQKNFIENLDKIKEISKKLEDPSTSMEEALELYKIGTEKIKKAKEQLETIEGEVKKVLDDNSLEEFK encoded by the coding sequence ATGGAACAAAAAAATTTTATAGAAAATTTAGATAAAATAAAAGAAATTTCAAAAAAACTTGAAGATCCTAGTACTTCAATGGAAGAAGCTTTAGAACTTTATAAAATAGGTACTGAAAAAATTAAAAAAGCTAAAGAACAATTAGAAACAATTGAAGGAGAAGTAAAAAAAGTTTTAGATGATAATTCTTTAGAAGAATTTAAATAA
- a CDS encoding 1-deoxy-D-xylulose-5-phosphate synthase N-terminal domain-containing protein, whose translation MKLKDVKCFKDIYKIFDKKELEELSADVRKTLNSIANSQGGHIGSSLGVVELTIALICFFNVEDSIFLFDTGHQSHVYKLFTNRKDTFNTLLKFNGLSNFQEMKESEYDWISNGHSGTSLGYAYAYSLSNSKKNIISIIGDASFYGSYTNQGLINLINSPHKTITIINDNDQSIGNNYISIKNMKQYCNSLGFDYIECSDGHDFTKLFASIKNANDSEKHVILHIKTAKAKGYDGVKLLDWNHTIKENTDFSYQKEIANLIEEIFDNNSVLLCPAMLNTSMFDNLKKKWPDNVIDCGINEELCALIASGFAKTGKKVYISIYSTFFQRIFDQLVHDIVRNNLSIVFLIDRAGLSYSGGVSHHGIYDVGLAKFFNNNIIFHPFTKKDIEDIKFIIKNNENTKKQIFIRYDKAKLTNINSKLTNYDYIWEELIFASKNNKTLITYGTNLQDFYKLVNEKNLNINLINARFINPIDKEMLEKHKNNKLYVYEHIIGNNNLYLDVYKYYKNEKKDIVSFNIKDPLIGHGSKNDVLKEQNLNFEQILKIINDD comes from the coding sequence ATGAAATTAAAAGATGTAAAATGTTTTAAAGATATTTATAAAATCTTTGATAAAAAAGAACTTGAAGAGTTAAGTGCTGATGTTAGAAAAACTTTAAATAGCATAGCTAATAGTCAAGGAGGGCATATAGGTAGTAGTTTGGGAGTTGTCGAACTAACTATTGCATTGATATGTTTTTTTAATGTTGAAGATTCTATTTTTTTATTTGATACAGGACACCAGTCACATGTTTACAAACTTTTTACAAATAGAAAAGATACTTTTAATACTTTACTAAAATTTAATGGTTTATCTAATTTTCAAGAAATGAAAGAAAGCGAGTATGATTGAATATCGAATGGTCATAGTGGAACTTCTTTAGGATATGCTTATGCTTATTCGCTATCTAATAGCAAAAAAAATATTATCTCAATAATTGGAGATGCTTCATTTTACGGCTCTTATACCAACCAGGGATTAATAAATTTAATAAACTCTCCGCATAAAACGATAACTATTATTAATGATAATGATCAATCAATCGGCAATAACTATATTTCAATAAAAAATATGAAGCAATATTGTAACTCTTTAGGTTTTGATTATATAGAATGTTCTGATGGACATGATTTTACAAAACTATTTGCTTCAATAAAAAATGCTAATGATTCTGAAAAACATGTTATTTTACATATAAAAACTGCAAAAGCAAAAGGATACGATGGTGTAAAATTATTAGATTGAAATCATACGATAAAAGAAAATACTGATTTTTCATATCAAAAGGAAATAGCGAATTTAATAGAAGAAATTTTTGATAATAACTCAGTTTTACTTTGTCCTGCGATGCTAAACACAAGTATGTTTGATAATTTGAAAAAAAAATGACCCGATAATGTAATTGATTGTGGAATAAATGAAGAATTGTGCGCGTTGATAGCAAGCGGTTTTGCTAAAACTGGCAAAAAAGTATATATTTCTATTTATTCAACTTTTTTTCAAAGAATATTTGATCAATTAGTACATGATATTGTTAGAAATAATCTATCAATAGTATTTCTAATTGATAGGGCAGGTTTAAGTTACAGCGGGGGAGTGAGTCACCATGGAATCTATGATGTGGGTTTAGCTAAATTTTTTAATAATAATATTATTTTTCATCCATTCACAAAAAAAGATATAGAAGATATAAAATTTATTATAAAAAATAATGAAAATACAAAAAAACAAATATTTATAAGATATGATAAAGCAAAACTTACAAATATAAACAGTAAATTAACAAATTATGATTATATTTGAGAAGAGTTAATTTTTGCTAGTAAAAATAATAAAACTTTAATAACATATGGAACTAATTTACAAGATTTTTATAAACTTGTAAATGAAAAAAACTTAAATATAAACTTAATTAATGCAAGATTTATAAATCCTATAGATAAAGAAATGCTAGAAAAACATAAGAATAATAAATTATACGTATACGAACACATAATAGGAAATAATAACTTATATTTAGATGTGTATAAATATTATAAAAATGAAAAAAAAGATATTGTAAGTTTTAATATAAAAGATCCATTAATAGGTCACGGCAGTAAAAATGATGTTTTAAAAGAACAAAATTTAAATTTTGAACAGATTTTAAAAATAATTAATGATGATTAA
- a CDS encoding TlyA family RNA methyltransferase translates to MKERLDQILINKKLFENRNKARSFIVDGKIIVNNEKIIKPGTMFDPEKIILQIINNEKTYVSRAGKKLEKAIINWNIVLKDKVCLDIGSSTGGFTDCCLSFGASYVYAIDVGTNQLDWKLRSDSRVKSIEKTNFRIVNSNYFAKKIDFFCCDVSFISVEKILIPLKDIVEEGVEGIILIKPQFESDKDDIKNGKINSKGAHKKSVLRVIGYCHKNNFMIKGINFSPVLGNKKKNIEYLCYIKKSNEKNFIFNEEYVNNIIEESWDYFANKKNKD, encoded by the coding sequence ATGAAAGAAAGATTGGATCAAATTTTAATAAATAAAAAATTATTTGAAAACAGAAATAAAGCAAGAAGTTTTATCGTTGACGGTAAAATTATAGTTAATAATGAAAAAATTATTAAACCAGGAACAATGTTTGATCCAGAAAAAATAATACTACAAATTATTAATAATGAAAAAACTTATGTAAGTAGAGCTGGTAAAAAATTAGAAAAAGCTATAATAAACTGAAATATAGTACTCAAAGATAAAGTTTGTCTTGACATAGGAAGTTCAACAGGTGGATTTACAGATTGTTGTTTATCTTTTGGAGCTTCATATGTATACGCAATTGATGTTGGTACAAATCAATTAGATTGAAAATTAAGATCTGATTCAAGAGTTAAATCGATAGAGAAAACTAATTTTAGGATAGTAAACTCAAATTACTTTGCTAAAAAAATAGATTTTTTTTGTTGTGATGTAAGTTTTATTTCAGTTGAAAAAATTTTAATTCCATTAAAGGATATAGTAGAAGAAGGTGTTGAAGGAATAATTTTGATAAAACCTCAATTTGAATCTGATAAAGATGACATTAAAAATGGTAAGATTAATTCAAAAGGAGCACATAAGAAATCAGTATTGAGAGTTATTGGTTATTGCCATAAAAATAATTTTATGATTAAAGGAATAAATTTTTCACCAGTACTTGGTAATAAGAAAAAAAATATTGAATATCTTTGTTACATTAAAAAAAGTAATGAAAAGAATTTTATTTTTAATGAAGAATATGTTAATAATATTATAGAAGAAAGTTGAGATTATTTTGCAAATAAAAAGAATAAAGACTAA